The following are encoded together in the Malaya genurostris strain Urasoe2022 chromosome 3, Malgen_1.1, whole genome shotgun sequence genome:
- the LOC131433687 gene encoding WD repeat-containing protein 89 isoform X2, whose translation MFEDPQSSDEECPIPDNNSCNEEEIKKLFKSAFFKCSEKAISLKRTCGLHLSLSNDGQKLAVGLSRKELLLYQLSANGELTQDQIYSAKYSCAIKGVKFFNNDNNLLMSCTEDGTVTLHDLRLANSVTTYEDRSEGPKKTSTAFDINQSDRVLCVSTDVQKNGDSFLLFYDIREREYMGSYWECHSEDITHVRFHPTNPDLFASGSVDGLINVFDISQPNEDDALQYCFNIHNAIETFNWHQSPQKKDWISCITTTNDFHLYDVASQNQEAVCSRQSITAAIRRTSSIDCNLIETHNDSSGFFLLAGSNYNSGECLRSLRYDSKCFTPHINFMHNKQIVRASVYNEKERCLITTGEGGLITVWRYIEASEFGNGNEMESNVSKTMKQNMHTEHRSRPY comes from the exons ATGTTTGAAG ATCCTCAAAGTTCGGACGAAGAGTGTCCAATTCCTGACAATAATTCATGCAACGAAGAAGAGattaaaaaattgttcaagtctgcattttttaaatgttcAGAAAAAGCTATTTCATTAAAGCGTACTTGTGGTCTCCATTTATCTCTTTCCAATGACGGCCAGAAGTTAGCGGTTGGTCTTTCACGAAAAGAACTTTTACTGTATCAACTTTCAGCCAATGGAGAATTGACACAAGATCAAATATATTCTGCTAAATACAGCTGTGCCATAAAAGGTGTgaagtttttcaacaatgatAACAATTTGCTAATGAGCTGCACGGAAGATGGTACTGTGACGCTTCATGATTTGCGACTAGCAAATTCGGTTACGACTTACGAGGATCGATCCGAAGGGCCAAAGAAAACGAGTACCGCATTCGATATTAATCAGAGCGATCGCGTTCTTTGTGTTTCGACTGATGTTCAGAAAAATGGTGATAGCTTTTTGCTCTTTTACGACATTCGTGAGCGTGAGTACATGGGAAGCTATTGGGAATGTCACAGTGAGGATATCACGCACGTTCGCTTTCATCCTACTAATCCTGATCTATTTGCTAGTGGCAGTGTGGATGGGCTCATCAATGTGTTTGATATATCTCAACCAAATGAGGATGATGCGTTGCAGTACTGTTTTAACATTCATAACGCTATCGAAACGTTCAACTGGCATCAAAGTCCACAAAAGAAAGACTGGATTTCATGCATAACAACGACCAATGATTTTCACTTGTACGACGTAGCAAGCCAAAATCAGGAAGCAGTATGTAGTCGACAAAGTATCACTGCAGCTATCAGAAGAACATCGTCAATAGACTGCAATCTGATTGAAACACACAATGATAGTTCAGGATTTTTCCTATTGGCGGGTTCAAACTATAACAGCGG GGAATGTCTACGTTCACTCAGATATGACAGTAAATGTTTCACACCGCACATAAACTTTATGCACAACAAACAGATCGTGCGGGCCAGTGTCTACAATGAAAAG GAACGTTGCCTAATTACTACCGGCGAAGGGGGACTGATAACAGTTTGGCGTTACATTGAAGCAAGTGAATTTGGCAACGGGAACGAGATGGAAAGTAATGTCAGTAAAACTATGAAGCAAAACATGCACACCGAACATCGATCGAGACCCTATTGA
- the LOC131433681 gene encoding mismatch repair endonuclease PMS2, giving the protein MIEIEDVIEPTPTSTESKKINAIDKDTVHKICSGQVVLSLAIAVKELVENSIDAGATLVEIKLKEHGADMIEVADNGSGVDEKNFEGMTAKYHTSKLKEFSDLACIETFGFRGEALSSLCALSDMVIVTRHELAPHGTKLELDHRGVIRKRSPCARSIGTTVSLSNLFSTLPVRKKEFQKNVKKEFFKMCQILQAYCLVSVGVRIICTNQNKKSGKSIIMSTQGTGSVLDNIATVFGAKQSTELVQLQPAINSSGKIMDLNESDFDDNLALTQEEVDTLNLSRFGIEGYISSCAHGSGRSSKDRQFFYINSRPCEPKQIIKLVNETYHRYNNSQNPFVFINLKMDRTDVDINLTPDKRQLLVNNEKILLLALKKSLLKTYGNIPSTYKMQNLDVSGTTRLLNISVKSLNGTEDENDDSLSTSKVHDLSDVFSQWKSSNETAERRSTKPTCNKRKRPTTKSLQKIHNFLNVSSKNASSHKEIDNQSGSESEGEDFGKLPKIARNSTLIEDDRTASEDKIECEMNEADQITNSESIRSNGLIDEDVTKESELVKNIQYVSEGPVEVPALNLPTRVKIEMSKISDEDLTGSTILNRNDTPSIEQNSTHSKLLVKRESETIEIEQTPSDDELSFRINNKRTLQTDLPSLKDLLEQEQDLVNREANKRRASLSRLKFKSKINPSNNRAAEEELQMEITKKKFARMEIIGQFNLGFIVVRLDQDLFIIDQHATDEKYNFEDLQRNTILQNQKLVVPQSLEMTAVNEMILMDNLEIFEMNGFRFEIDGGADPTRKVKLVAKPFSKNWEFGKEDIDELIFMLQDAPNTLCRPSRVRDMFASRACRKSVMIGKALSVSEMRKLVNHMGEIEQPWNCPHGRPTMRHLVNLSMIEQTETETEEVKNNSP; this is encoded by the exons ATGATTGAGATTGAGGATGTTATCGAGCCGACGCCTACAAGCACAGAATCCAAAAAAATCAATGCTATCGATAAAGACACAGTACATAAAATTTGTTCGGGTCAGGTCGTATTGAGTCTGGCAATCGCCGTCAAGGAACTAGTCGAAAACTCAATTGATGCTGGAGCCACACTTGTAGAGATTAAACTTAAAGAACATGGAGCAGATATGATCGAAGTAGCGGACAATGGTAGTGGCGTGGATGAAAAAAACTTTGAAGGAATGACAGCCAAATACCACACCTCGAAACTGAAGGAGTTCTCGGATCTTGCATGTATAGAAACTTTTGGATTCCGTGGAGAGGCATTGAGCTCATTGTGTGCACTCTCAGATATGGTAATCGTCACTAGACATGAATTGGCACCTCATGGAACCAAACTAGAACTTGATCATCGCGGAGTCATTCGGAAACGGAGTCCTTGTGCCAGATCGATTGGTACAACGGTGTCCCTTTCAAATTTGTTTTCGACACTGCCTGTACgaaagaaagaatttcaaaaaaacgtcaagaaggaattttttaaaatgtgcCAAATACTACAGGCATATTGTCTAGTTTCCGTAGGAGTGAGAATCATATGTACTAACCAAAATAAGAAAAGCGGAAAATCGATTATCATGAGTACTCAGGGCACCGGTTCCGTGTTGGACAATATAGCAACCGTTTTTGGTGCAAAACAATCGACGGAGTTGGTTCAGCTACAACCCGCAATCAATAGCAGTGGCAAAATAATGGATCTCAACGAGAGtgattttgatgataatttagcACTCACTCAAGAAGAGGTGGATACATTGAATCTGTCTAGATTTGGAATAGAAGGATATATTTCGAGCTGCGCTCATGGTTCCGGGCGATCATCCAAAGATCGtcaatttttttacataaattcTAGGCCATGCGAACCAAAGCAAATCATAAAACTGGTCAATGAAACATATCATAGATATAATAACAGCCAAAATCCGTTTGTGTTCATCAACCTTAAAATGGATCGAACAGATGTGGACATCAACCTCACTCCCGACAAAAGACAATTATTGGTTAACAACgaaaaaatacttctgttagctcttaaaaaatctttaCTGAAGACGTATGGAAACATTCCGTCGACCTACAAAATGCAAAATCTTGACGTTAGTGGAACTACACGACTGCTCAATATTTCCGTCAAATCGCTAAACGGAACTGAAGATGAAAATGATGACAGTCTTTCAACTTCAAAGGTGCATGATTTATCGGATGTTTTTAGTCAGTGGAAATCATCGAATGAAACAGCTGAACGTCGTTCAACGAAACCGACTTGCAATAAACGGAAGCGACCAACGACGAAAAGTTTACAGAAAATTCACAACTTCTTGAATGTATCGTCGAAGAATGCATCTTCTCATAAAGAAATTGATAATCAATCAGGATCGGAGTCAGAGGGCGAAGACTTTGGAAAATTGCCAAAAATTGCACGAAACTCAACTTTGATTGAAGACGACCGAACAGCGAGTGAAGATAAAATCGAATGCGAAATGAACGAAGCTGATCAAATTACGAATTCGGAATCGATTCGATCAAACGGTTTGATTGATGAAG ATGTGACAAAAGAAAGCGAATTAGTAAAAAATATTCAGTATGTTAGTGAAGGCCCAGTTGAAGTTCCTGCTTTGAACTTACCGACAAGAGTAAAAATTGAGATGTCAAAGATTTCTGATGAAGACCTGACTGGAAGCACAATATTAAATCGCAACGACACGCCTTCCATAGAACAAAACTCAACTCATTCAAAATTATTGGTAAAGCGGGAATCAGAAACCATTGAAATAGAGCAAACTCCATCTGATGACGAACTATCATTTCGAATAAATAACAAACGTACGCTTCAAACTGATTTACCTTCTTTGAAAGATTTGCTCGAACAAGAACAGGACCTGGTGAATCGTGAAGCGAACAAGCGGCGGGCCTCATTGAGCCGGCTCAAGTTTAAAAGTAAAATTAATCCTTCCAATAATCGAGCCGCCGAAGAGGAACTACAAATGGAAATTACAAAGAAGAAATTTGCACGTATGGAAATCATTGGACAGTTCAATCTGGGGTTCATTGTTGTGCGGCTGGACCAAGATTTATTCATCATCGATCAGCATGCAACCGATGAGAAGTATAATTTTGAAGATCTTCAGCGGAATACGATCCTGCAGAATCAAAAACTTGTGGTTCCACAATCTCTTGAGATGACAGCTGTCAATGAGATGATattgatggataatttggaaataTTCGAGATGAATGGTTTCCGATTTGAAATAGATGGCGGTGCAGATCCTACGCGAAAGGTCAAGCTGGTGGCAAAGCCGTTCAGTAAAAATTGGGAATTTGGAAAAGAGGATATAGACGAATTGATATTCATGCTGCAAGATGCGCCTAACACTCTATGTCGACCGTCGAGAGTTAGAGATATGTTCGCGTCCAGAGCGTGCCGAAAGTCGGTTATGATCGGAAAAGCATTGTCGGTTTCAGAGATGCGCAAACTGGTGAACCACATGGGCGAAATTGAACAGCCATGG aacTGTCCACATGGACGTCCAACGATGCGACACCTAGTGAATTTGTCGATGATAGaacaaacagaaacagaaactgaGGAAGTGAAGAATAACTCACCGTAA
- the LOC131433687 gene encoding WD repeat-containing protein 89 isoform X1, with amino-acid sequence MFEADPQSSDEECPIPDNNSCNEEEIKKLFKSAFFKCSEKAISLKRTCGLHLSLSNDGQKLAVGLSRKELLLYQLSANGELTQDQIYSAKYSCAIKGVKFFNNDNNLLMSCTEDGTVTLHDLRLANSVTTYEDRSEGPKKTSTAFDINQSDRVLCVSTDVQKNGDSFLLFYDIREREYMGSYWECHSEDITHVRFHPTNPDLFASGSVDGLINVFDISQPNEDDALQYCFNIHNAIETFNWHQSPQKKDWISCITTTNDFHLYDVASQNQEAVCSRQSITAAIRRTSSIDCNLIETHNDSSGFFLLAGSNYNSGECLRSLRYDSKCFTPHINFMHNKQIVRASVYNEKERCLITTGEGGLITVWRYIEASEFGNGNEMESNVSKTMKQNMHTEHRSRPY; translated from the exons ATGTTTGAAG CAGATCCTCAAAGTTCGGACGAAGAGTGTCCAATTCCTGACAATAATTCATGCAACGAAGAAGAGattaaaaaattgttcaagtctgcattttttaaatgttcAGAAAAAGCTATTTCATTAAAGCGTACTTGTGGTCTCCATTTATCTCTTTCCAATGACGGCCAGAAGTTAGCGGTTGGTCTTTCACGAAAAGAACTTTTACTGTATCAACTTTCAGCCAATGGAGAATTGACACAAGATCAAATATATTCTGCTAAATACAGCTGTGCCATAAAAGGTGTgaagtttttcaacaatgatAACAATTTGCTAATGAGCTGCACGGAAGATGGTACTGTGACGCTTCATGATTTGCGACTAGCAAATTCGGTTACGACTTACGAGGATCGATCCGAAGGGCCAAAGAAAACGAGTACCGCATTCGATATTAATCAGAGCGATCGCGTTCTTTGTGTTTCGACTGATGTTCAGAAAAATGGTGATAGCTTTTTGCTCTTTTACGACATTCGTGAGCGTGAGTACATGGGAAGCTATTGGGAATGTCACAGTGAGGATATCACGCACGTTCGCTTTCATCCTACTAATCCTGATCTATTTGCTAGTGGCAGTGTGGATGGGCTCATCAATGTGTTTGATATATCTCAACCAAATGAGGATGATGCGTTGCAGTACTGTTTTAACATTCATAACGCTATCGAAACGTTCAACTGGCATCAAAGTCCACAAAAGAAAGACTGGATTTCATGCATAACAACGACCAATGATTTTCACTTGTACGACGTAGCAAGCCAAAATCAGGAAGCAGTATGTAGTCGACAAAGTATCACTGCAGCTATCAGAAGAACATCGTCAATAGACTGCAATCTGATTGAAACACACAATGATAGTTCAGGATTTTTCCTATTGGCGGGTTCAAACTATAACAGCGG GGAATGTCTACGTTCACTCAGATATGACAGTAAATGTTTCACACCGCACATAAACTTTATGCACAACAAACAGATCGTGCGGGCCAGTGTCTACAATGAAAAG GAACGTTGCCTAATTACTACCGGCGAAGGGGGACTGATAACAGTTTGGCGTTACATTGAAGCAAGTGAATTTGGCAACGGGAACGAGATGGAAAGTAATGTCAGTAAAACTATGAAGCAAAACATGCACACCGAACATCGATCGAGACCCTATTGA
- the LOC131433682 gene encoding uncharacterized protein LOC131433682: protein MADHLIKVQTFQDLKHAEDQLKHIPLKKIARIALNSLRRQESDVDVYEFLFAKVLYMFDPNEFETEIAQVLLPELGKHLHKIAVELEDNALSCFIIDNLKSMLSIANVVLKFAEYIIGNSETYQFYKSITIFLEFLTRSYEIIRLHIHTINPGTDEEDFVKQLFSLCQKIQFLISNMLTAPEGSGQYFRHLDIEDEFDCLKNVIDYFCKIGSLTIGLDTRLSTEVWKTVVKLISTHQKQMETNDTRWLHVHVLNINDEVEKFFKSMMDSKEISKNVLIKLKFNGLLLKVLLKVLMVVKDGFKDYNKLLNTIVAIENTLLTKTLAEDLIVAVRQHLTVGYMNLIGSVFSNVNFAEAIFSIDYQSTEEILALIKIVEYLISKLIADDQNGSMVDLYLVKTNLLSMCVRHLSKSHMLFNQHRDIYRTLVVHLSGFILICAKRNSKTRQKILEETLVSMILQDSFWVGLVGLDIWSVYLRYQSAGLLWPYFLFWKVLNDQFSIFVSQPKAIFVSRLLKNLYEFLPSSMQLKVWTLYPITDKSNYKLWLTIGLDKVDPKLVSGVKKNLTQHLKEFCSSKFTQVTSQQLYECIYIIHLICGFNDRNLLQMIVPEIAILCNTLQISKTEAVKTSSLLCAMLLLIAKFSEHSLCVPSSIKTNILQDVCSLSLSSKFMFLSQNQKNLELRKLFTEDSNILIKTMASYHERSNVALNTTNSSITRLSYQMVQNVISHRCSLYKDTSDITNHFDSSFDEFVLTSTLMETDNVLHTNPKRPKMDIVEKTDCDDAPCTAINSISTLRQHVLILQGLHRHGGLDKDQLDEIKKVGSILSSFGN, encoded by the exons ATGGCCGACCATTTAATCAAAGTACAAACGTTTCAAGATTTGAAGCATGCTGAAGATCAATTGAAACATATACCGTTGAAGAAAATTGCTCGGATCGCACTGAATAGTCTTCGTCGACAAGAGAGTGATGTAGATGTTTACGAGTTTTTGTTTGCAAAGGTTCTTTACATGTTTGATCCTAATGAATTTGAAACGGAAATAGCACAGGTCCTTCTTCCGGAGCTGGGAAAACATTTACACAAG ATTGCCGTTGAGCTGGAGGATAACGCTCTCTCATGTTTCATTATTGACAATTTAAAGTCTATGTTATCTATTGCAAATGTAGTTCTGAAATTCGCAGAATACATCATAGGAAACTCTGAGACATACCAGTTTTACAAATCCATTACTATTTTCCTGGAGTTCCTAACTAGAAGCTATGAAATAATTCGATTGcacattcatacaatcaatcctgGCACCGACGAGGAAGATTTCGTGAAACAATTATTTTCGTTGtgtcaaaaaattcaattcttaATATCAAATATGCTAACGGCTCCGGAAGGTTCTGGGCAATATTTTCGTCATTTAGACATTGAGGATGAATTTGATTGTTTGAAAAACG TAATTGATTATTTCTGCAAAATTGGATCCCTAACTATTGGACTTGATACTAGACTATCCACTGAGGTTTGGAAAACAGTGGTAAAACTTATTTCCACACATCAGAAACAAATGGAAACCAATGACACGCGTTGGTTGCATGTTCATGTTCTTAACATAAACGATGAAGTAGAAAAGTTTTTCAAATCAATGATGGACAGCAAGGAAATTAGCAAAAATGTGCTcataaaactaaaattcaatGGTCTTCTGTTGAAAGTCCTACTTAAAGTTTTGATGGTGGTCAAAGATGGGTTCAAAGACTACAATAAACTGTTGAATACGATAGTAGCAATAGAAAACACGTTGTTGACGAAGACTTTAGCTGAAGATTTGATAGTAGCAGTTCGTCAACATTTAACAGTTGGATACATGAATCTCATTGGATCAGTATTTAGTAATGTTAATTTTGCTGAG GCAATCTTTTCAATCGATTATCAATCAACCGAAGAAATACTAGCGCTTATTAAAATTGTTGAGTATTTAATCTCCAAACTAATAGCCGATGATCAGAATGGTTCTATGGTTGATCTTTACCTTGTAAAAAcgaatttgctgtcaatgtgtgTCCGGCATTTATCAAAAAGCCACATGTTGTTCAATCAACATAGAGACATTTATCGTACTTTAGTAGTTCACTTATCAGGCTTTATTCTAATTTGTGCCAAACGCAATTCTAAAACAAGACAGAAGATACTGGAGGAAACGTTGGTGAGTATGATTTTACAGGATTCATTCTGGGTTGGCTTAGTAGGACTTGACATTTGGAGTGTTTACCTCCGGTACCAGTCGGCAGGGCTCCTATGGCCCTATTTCCTGTTTTGGAAAGTATTAAACGACCAATTCTCGATATTTGTCTCCCAACCAAAAGCAATTTTTGTAAGTCGTTTGCTTAAAAATTTGTATGAATTCTTACCGAGTAGTATGCAACTGAAGGTATGGACACTTTATCCTATTACAGACAAGAGTAATTATAAGCTTTGGTTAACGATCGGTCTGGATAAAGTAGATCCAAAGTTGGTCTCtggtgttaaaaaaaatcttactcaACATCTTAAAGAATTTTGTTCGTCCAAATTTACGCAGGTAACATCTCAGCAGTTATATGAATGTATTTACATTATTCATTTAATCTGTGGTTTCAACGATAGAAATTTACTACAAATGATTGTGCCTGAAATAGCAATATTGTGTAACACATTACAAATAAGTAAAACTGAAGCAGTAAAAACTAGTAGCTTATTGTGTGCGATGTTACTCTTAATAGCCAAGTTTTCGGAACATTCTTTATGTGTTCCTAGCTCTATAAAAACTAATATTCTACAGGATGTTTGCTCATTGAGTCTGTCTTCAAAGTTTATGTTCCTAAgccaaaatcaaaaaaatctcGAGCTACGAAAATTATTTACCGAAGATAGcaacattttgataaaaacGATGGCATCCTATCACGAACGAAGCAATGTTGCATTAAATACTACTAATAGCTCAATAACACGATTGTCATATCAAATGGTACAAAATGTTATTTCACATCGTTGCTCTCTATATAAGGATACCAGTGATATCACGAATCATTTCGACAGTAGTTTCGACGAGTTTGTACTAACCTCTACCTTAATGGAAACTGATAATGTATTGCATACGAACCCCAAGCGACCGAAAATGgacattgttgaaaaaacagaTTGTGATGATGCACCCTGTACAGCAATAAATTCTATTAGTACTCTAAGACAACACGTTCTAATTCTGCAGGGTTTGCATAGGCACGGAGGTTTAGACAAAGACCAACTTGATGAAATCAAGAAAGTAGGTTCTATTTTAAGTTCATTCGGTAATTAA
- the LOC131433685 gene encoding glutamate-rich WD repeat-containing protein 1, producing the protein MSSQNEERMEVAEDQNIEDAILAGESDDDQSEDENMGTDQNGQIYLPGRKLNNDEELVCDESAYVMLHQAHTGAPCLSFDIIADPLGDDRETFPLSAFLVAGTQAARTHINSVIVMKMFNLHRTSKERDEDEETDSDEESDDEEDKRPHMNCALIKHPGCVNRIRSTTFNNSHYVATWSEMGRVNIYNINEQLTVVDDEHACKTYETNKVGDGVKPDFTFSGHQKEGFAIDWCTTTRGMLATGDCRRDIHIWRPNDKGSWTVDQRPLVGHTESVEDIQWSPNEPNVLATCSVDKSIRIWDCRAAPSKACMLTADNAHKSDVNVISWNKNEPLLASGGDDGFLHVWDLRQFQSKSAVATFKHHTNHITTVEWHPKESTILASGGDDDQIALWDLSVERDNEEERNDPTLKDLPPQLLFIHQGQTEIKELHWHPQLKGVLLSTAHSGFNIFRTISV; encoded by the exons ATGTCGTCTCAAAACGAGGAAAGAATGGAAGTTGCTGAAGATCAGAATATCGAGGATGCAATTCTAGCCGGCGAAAGCGACGATGATCAATCCGAGGATGAAAATATGGGTACCGATCAGAATGGTCAAATTTACCTGCCTGGTCGCAAATTAAACAACGATGAGGAACTGGTATGTGACGAATCGGCATACGTGATGTTGCATCAAGCTCATACGGGTGCACCATGTTTAAGTTTCGATATTATCGCGGATCCGCTGGGTGATGATAGAGAAACATTTCCGCTGTCGGCATTTCTTGTGGCAGGCACACAAGCTGCAAGGACGCATATCAACAGTGTGATTGTCATGAAGATGTTCAACTTGCACAGAACCTCCAAAGAACGTGATGAGGATGAGGAGACAGATTCGGATGAAGAAAGTGACGATGAGGAAGATAAACGGCCACATATGAACTGCGCCTTGATCAAGCACCCTGGCTGCGTGAATCGGATTCGTTCGACCACATTTAATAATTCACATTATGTGGCTACTTGGAGTGAAATGGGCCGAGTTAACATCTATAATATAAATGAACAGCTAACAGTCGTTGACGACGAACATGCATGCAAAACCTACGAGACCAATAAAGTGGGTGATGGAGTGAAGCCTGATTTCACATTTAGTGGTCATCAGAAAGAAGGTTTTGCTATCGATTGGTGTACCACAACGCGTGGTATGTTAGCTACCGGAGATTGCAGAAGAGATATTCACATCTGGCGTCCTAACGATAAGGGATCTTGGACCGTTGATCAACGGCCACTGGTAGGTCATACTGAGTCCGTGGAGGATATTCAATGGAGTCCAAATGAGCCCAATGTGTTGGCTACATGTTCTGTTGACAAATCCATCAGGATTTGGGACTGTCGAGCGGCTCCATCCAAAGCTTGCATGCTGACGGCAGACAATGCCCATAAAAGTGATGTGAACGTAATCAGCTGGAATAAAAATGAACCACTTCTAGCCAGTG gtGGAGACGATGGTTTTCTGCACGTATGGGATCTGAGACAGTTCCAGTCCAAATCCGCTGTTGCAACATTCAAGCATCATACGAATCACATTACCACAGTCGAATGGCATCCGAAGGAGTCGACCATATTGGCATCCGGTGGAGATGACGACCAAATAGCCCTGTGGGATTTATCAGTGGAGCGAGATAATGAAGAGGAGCGCAATGATCCGACTCTTAAGGACTTGCCTCCCCAACTCTTGTTCATTCACCAAGGGCAAACCGAAATTAAGGAACTGCATTGGCATCCGCAACTCAAAGGTGTACTATTGTCTACGGCTCATAGTGGTTTCAACATTTTCCGAACGATCAGTGTGTAG